GCTGTCTACCATTCACATAATATTGCTTAATGAATGTCTTTTGTGTAGTGAAGCATGTTAATCTCTTGCGTATATATTGACTTGCAGAAACTTTAGTAATTATTCTATTCATTGCACAATACTGAACATTGACAAACAACCACTCAAAGACAATCAAGAAAAACAAAACTCAACTATATCAATGTAACTTCTTAGCATGATTCAAGGAACTCTGATAAGGGCCAGGATTCATAAATATTCAAACCTGCATTCTAGGTATAGCCATACTGTGAGTGCTTCATTTAGACGGTGAATTTGTTGATTTATTCTTAGGCGAGACCAGCCAATTAGCGAGGCTGGAGACAACTACTTGGTCTTGCATCAGAGGCTTGGAAATATTCAAATTTGATATGGACCCTGAAAGTTGGTTGAAACTTGGGGTCGAGTTCAAACATCTCTGCTGTTCTTGACATGGGACATTTTCCTTCTGATACAGTAAAGATGGTACCGATTTAGACTTTACCACCTTCCACTGACTCAGATTTGCTACTGGATTTAGCACAGGATGTACGTAATGACTCCTATCTCGAGCACTGCAATTTCCTTTGAACTTTTTCGGGTCTTCAGGAAGAGGCCTAAAATTGTCATTTCCTTCTGCAAACAGTGGAGGATTAGTAACATTGTCCTGGGTAGAGCCATTCTGAGAGTAGAACTGCTCAATAAACTCAGACTCATTAGTCTTCCACGcatcattttcttcatctttGCTTTTCCAACTGTCTTCTTCATCAGTATCCCCAatagaatcatcatcatcatcgtCTTCTAAATCACTCTCTTCAAGTCCTACATCATCCTCCTCATCATAGGTACCACTGATATTCTGGTATCTATAATTGGCAGGGTATAATACCATTCTCGATCCTACTGAGTTCCCGTCATTTCCATGGTTTGATGACGATTTTGACAATTTCTCCATCACTTCGCCACTCTCTTCCCAAGTTTCAATTTCATTAGAAATCGGAAAACAATCAGAAGTTTCAT
This sequence is a window from Apium graveolens cultivar Ventura chromosome 9, ASM990537v1, whole genome shotgun sequence. Protein-coding genes within it:
- the LOC141684572 gene encoding uncharacterized protein LOC141684572 → MPCFLACFGYSNKPKKGRKSSIRILCEDHGHGSYKPLQPEVVTLNITEDPIKNKRKHSLTSKIRKKVSFNLNVKMYEPIPNYETSDCFPISNEIETWEESGEVMEKLSKSSSNHGNDGNSVGSRMVLYPANYRYQNISGTYDEEDDVGLEESDLEDDDDDDSIGDTDEEDSWKSKDEENDAWKTNESEFIEQFYSQNGSTQDNVTNPPLFAEGNDNFRPLPEDPKKFKGNCSARDRSHYVHPVLNPVANLSQWKVVKSKSVPSLLYQKENVPCQEQQRCLNSTPSFNQLSGSISNLNISKPLMQDQVVVSSLANWLVSPKNKSTNSPSK